The genomic stretch CCCTCCTCGGCGACGACGTCCACCCGAGCGAGGCGGGCTACGAATGCCTCGCCGGCCTGCTCGAGCAGGCGCTCGTCACACGCGGCATGGTGGCCGCGCGTTAGCGTCCCTGCCGGGCCCGCGATACGTTGACGATCCCCCATGTGGCGCACGGCGGCGTCGGTGCTGCTCTCGATCGTGGTGTTCTTCGTCTCCGGCGAGGTGCTGGCGCGGGTGCTCGGCGTCGTCGACCGGCTGAACGGCTACAGCCGTCTGCTGTACGCCGCCGGGCCGGATCCGGATCTGCCGTACGTGCTGCGTCCGGGCGTGGAGACGCTGCTCTTCGGCCTGCCGGTGCGCGTGAATCGCTGGGGGCTTCGCGGTCCCGACGTCGGCGACGCGCCCGCGCCCGGGGTGCACCGCGTCGCCGTCGTCGGTGATTCGGTCGTCTTCGGCCAGGGCGTGCGCGAGGAGGAGACCGTCGCGAGCGAGCTCGCGCGTCGGCTGGCCGCGGACGGCGGGCGCTGGGAGGTGCTGAACGCCGGTGTGCCCGGCTACGACGCGGTCTCGGAAGTGCGCTTCCTCGAGCGCGTCGTCCTCCCGCTCGCGCCCGAGATCGCCGTCGTGGGCGCGAGCCTCAACGACTACGACGTCTCGCCGGTCTACAGCCCGACCGGGATCCTCATGCGCAAGGAGCTCGAGGAGCGCACGCCCGGCCTCGTCGATCGGTCGGAGTTCCTGACCCTGCTGCGGTGGATCCGCTCGTACTGGCGCGGCGAGCTGTTCGGCCAGGTCTCCGAGCGCGTCGCCGAGCAGGCGAAGGGTGGCGAC from Candidatus Eisenbacteria bacterium encodes the following:
- a CDS encoding SGNH/GDSL hydrolase family protein, whose amino-acid sequence is MWRTAASVLLSIVVFFVSGEVLARVLGVVDRLNGYSRLLYAAGPDPDLPYVLRPGVETLLFGLPVRVNRWGLRGPDVGDAPAPGVHRVAVVGDSVVFGQGVREEETVASELARRLAADGGRWEVLNAGVPGYDAVSEVRFLERVVLPLAPEIAVVGASLNDYDVSPVYSPTGILMRKELEERTPGLVDRSEFLTLLRWIRSYWRGELFGQVSERVAEQAKGGDGAATAANLGKLTRDLHLKFYRAPVSKYWDRLRGAYAELARLSKARGVRALVAIFPEEYQLAGGEEDTVPQRQLLGVCKETGLACLDLLPAFRAAGGALFTDTQHPNARGHAVAAAAIAEALAAK